In the genome of Rhodoferax fermentans, one region contains:
- a CDS encoding HD-GYP domain-containing protein, producing MSTVPGLGAVNTWASQHHERFDGKGYPFRSHDLSFSSRIVAVADVLTAITDNRPWRNGRTNAQCLAVLDKLLFDGTLARMARPDPA from the coding sequence TTGTCGACGGTGCCAGGCCTGGGAGCCGTCAATACCTGGGCCTCGCAACACCATGAACGTTTTGACGGGAAGGGCTATCCGTTCCGATCACACGACCTCTCCTTCAGTTCACGCATCGTCGCGGTGGCAGATGTGTTGACTGCCATCACTGACAACCGTCCCTGGCGCAACGGCAGGACGAACGCACAGTGTCTGGCGGTGCTCGACAAATTGCTCTTCGATGGCACCCTCGCCCGCATGGCGCGACCTGATCCGGCATAA
- a CDS encoding L-serine ammonia-lyase, iron-sulfur-dependent, subunit alpha yields the protein MNFIPRSGSRDMDSFLPAAAVGCQIEVGPTCAMASVKMTNTAQLALRGDGAHAISFGQVIPAVRDTGRDELDKYKEISHGSLAVSLPEC from the coding sequence ATGAATTTCATACCCCGCAGCGGCTCACGCGACATGGACAGCTTTCTGCCCGCCGCCGCAGTCGGCTGCCAGATTGAGGTCGGACCGACCTGCGCGATGGCTTCTGTCAAGATGACCAACACCGCACAACTCGCGCTGCGTGGTGATGGTGCGCACGCCATCTCATTCGGCCAGGTGATCCCTGCTGTGCGCGACACTGGCCGTGACGAGCTGGACAAATACAAGGAAATCTCCCACGGCAGTCTCGCCGTCAGCCTCCCCGAGTGCTGA
- the sstT gene encoding serine/threonine transporter SstT, translating into MKNTNPTALQRLMRLSLIAQIAIGLVLGIALALIAPGATPSVAILGDLFISSLKAVAPVLVFILVMAAISSHEHGQPTHIRPILMLYVVGTLAAAAVAVIASFSFPTTLVLSAPPAAGTPPSGIVVVLKNLLLSIFTSPVKALLEGNFIGILAWAVALGMALRHASAATRTTLNDLADAVTRIVQTVIRLAPLGIFGLVAGTLGESGLGALLGYAHLLLVLVGCMLFVALVINPLIVFWKIHSNPYPLVFTCLRESGVTAFFTRSSAANIPINLALCKRLGLHEDTYSITIPLGATINMAGAAITISVMALAATHTLGIHVDVPTALLLCVVSSFAAAGVSGVAGGSLLLIPMATSLFGISNDVAMQVVAIGFVISVIQDSTETALNSSTDVLLTAAGCTAETGEPLQLASTSQQHG; encoded by the coding sequence ATGAAAAACACGAACCCCACGGCTCTGCAGCGACTGATGCGCCTGAGCCTCATTGCCCAGATCGCGATCGGCCTGGTCCTGGGCATCGCCCTGGCCCTGATCGCACCCGGTGCGACCCCATCCGTCGCGATACTGGGCGACCTCTTCATCTCCAGCCTGAAGGCGGTCGCGCCAGTCCTGGTGTTCATCCTGGTGATGGCCGCCATCTCCAGTCACGAACATGGTCAGCCGACCCATATTCGCCCGATCCTGATGTTGTATGTTGTTGGCACGCTGGCCGCTGCCGCGGTGGCCGTCATCGCCAGCTTCAGCTTTCCAACCACGCTGGTCCTGAGCGCACCGCCGGCCGCTGGCACACCACCGAGTGGCATCGTGGTTGTGCTCAAAAACCTGTTGCTGAGCATATTTACCAGTCCGGTCAAAGCCCTGCTGGAAGGCAACTTCATCGGCATCCTGGCGTGGGCGGTCGCCCTTGGCATGGCGCTGCGCCACGCCAGTGCTGCCACGCGGACGACGCTCAACGACCTGGCCGACGCGGTGACCCGCATCGTGCAGACGGTCATCCGTTTGGCGCCGCTGGGTATCTTTGGTCTGGTCGCTGGCACGCTGGGCGAATCGGGTTTGGGTGCCTTATTGGGCTACGCGCATCTGCTGCTGGTCCTCGTCGGTTGCATGCTTTTTGTGGCGCTGGTGATCAACCCGCTGATCGTGTTCTGGAAGATTCACAGCAATCCTTATCCCCTGGTTTTCACCTGCTTGCGTGAGAGCGGCGTGACCGCCTTCTTCACCCGCAGCTCGGCAGCCAATATCCCGATCAACCTCGCACTGTGCAAGCGTTTGGGCCTGCACGAGGACACCTATTCGATCACCATTCCGCTGGGCGCCACGATCAACATGGCCGGGGCAGCCATCACGATCTCGGTGATGGCCCTGGCCGCCACGCACACACTGGGCATTCATGTCGATGTACCGACCGCGCTACTGCTGTGCGTCGTGTCCTCGTTCGCCGCCGCCGGCGTGTCAGGGGTGGCGGGCGGCTCGCTGCTGCTGATCCCGATGGCCACGTCGCTGTTCGGCATTTCGAACGATGTGGCCATGCAGGTGGTGGCGATCGGCTTTGTCATCAGCGTGATACAGGACTCGACCGAGACCGCCCTGAACTCCTCCACCGATGTGCTGCTCACCGCTGCCGGCTGTACCGCTGAAACGGGTGAACCGTTGCAACTGGCGAGCACAAGTCAACAGCACGGTTGA
- the metF gene encoding methylenetetrahydrofolate reductase [NAD(P)H]: MTASSRLPVSIEFFPPKTPEGVEKLRLVRQALYALKPEFCSVTFGAGGSTQEGTFNTVRDILAEGASAASHLSCIGATRAGVREQLATLQAMGVKRLVALRGDLPSGYGAGGEFQYASDLVAFIRAETGDRFHIEVAAYPEIHPQAKSPESDLQAFASKVQAGANSAITQYFYSADAYFRFVEDADALGVQVPVVPGIMPITSSTQLMRFSDACGAEIPRWIRLRLQGFGDDTASIKAFGLDVVTDLCEQLRAGGAPSLHFYTMNQSAAVLEICDRLGL; the protein is encoded by the coding sequence ATGACCGCTTCTTCACGACTCCCTGTCAGCATTGAATTTTTCCCGCCCAAAACCCCTGAAGGCGTGGAAAAGCTGCGTCTGGTGCGCCAGGCCCTGTATGCGCTGAAGCCCGAGTTTTGCTCGGTGACCTTTGGCGCGGGCGGCTCCACCCAAGAGGGCACTTTCAACACCGTGCGCGACATCCTGGCCGAAGGCGCCTCAGCCGCGTCCCACTTGTCGTGTATCGGCGCCACCCGCGCCGGTGTGCGCGAACAGCTGGCCACCCTGCAAGCCATGGGTGTCAAACGCCTGGTGGCCCTGCGCGGTGATTTGCCCAGTGGTTATGGCGCGGGCGGTGAATTCCAGTACGCCAGCGACCTGGTGGCCTTCATCCGTGCCGAGACCGGTGACAGGTTCCACATCGAGGTGGCGGCCTACCCCGAAATCCACCCCCAGGCCAAGTCGCCCGAGAGTGACCTCCAGGCCTTTGCCAGCAAGGTGCAGGCCGGTGCCAACTCGGCCATCACCCAGTATTTCTACAGCGCCGATGCCTACTTCCGTTTTGTCGAAGACGCCGACGCGCTGGGTGTGCAGGTGCCGGTGGTGCCGGGCATCATGCCGATCACCAGTTCCACCCAATTGATGCGTTTCAGCGACGCCTGCGGCGCCGAGATCCCACGCTGGATCCGGCTGCGCCTGCAAGGTTTTGGCGACGACACCGCCTCCATCAAAGCTTTCGGTCTGGATGTGGTAACCGACCTGTGTGAACAGCTTCGCGCCGGTGGTGCGCCATCGCTGCACTTCTACACCATGAACCAGAGTGCTGCGGTGTTGGAGATCTGTGACCGGTTGGGGCTTTGA
- a CDS encoding TlyA family RNA methyltransferase gives MRIDQLLVQRGLASTRSQAQRLISGGVQWLHGDVWRKVAKNGDDVPPDAELQLLDDAEARYVSRGGLKLEAALKHVGLSVAGLQCLDVGQSTGGFTDCLLQHGATFVVGVDVGTAQLHPQLRADPRVLCVEGVNARALDAADLVAAYQDSTGAEGQFYLEDDDLDDEAAAAREPHEVDDDTASAESDFVPEFDLIVADLSFISQTLVLPAVVPLLKAGGTLLTLVKPQFELQPGQVGKGGIVKDAAMYALVEQRLRDSCAELGLTVTHWFDSSITGGDGNREFFICARRSGAAE, from the coding sequence ATGCGAATTGACCAACTGCTGGTGCAACGTGGCTTGGCCAGCACCCGATCCCAGGCCCAGCGCCTGATTTCGGGTGGGGTGCAATGGTTACACGGCGACGTGTGGCGCAAGGTGGCCAAAAATGGCGACGATGTGCCACCAGATGCCGAGCTGCAGTTGCTGGACGACGCCGAGGCACGTTATGTGTCGCGCGGTGGCCTCAAGCTGGAGGCGGCGCTTAAACACGTTGGCCTGTCGGTGGCCGGCCTGCAATGCCTGGACGTGGGCCAAAGCACCGGTGGTTTCACCGACTGCCTGCTGCAACACGGCGCAACGTTCGTGGTGGGGGTGGATGTGGGCACTGCCCAGCTGCACCCCCAGTTGCGTGCCGACCCGCGGGTGTTGTGTGTCGAGGGTGTCAATGCGCGCGCACTCGATGCTGCTGATTTGGTAGCTGCTTACCAAGACAGCACGGGGGCTGAGGGCCAGTTTTATCTGGAAGACGACGACCTGGACGACGAAGCCGCGGCAGCGCGTGAACCGCATGAGGTGGACGACGACACCGCATCGGCAGAGAGCGACTTTGTCCCCGAGTTTGACCTGATCGTGGCCGACCTGTCCTTCATCTCGCAGACCCTGGTGTTGCCCGCCGTGGTGCCACTGCTCAAGGCCGGGGGCACGCTGCTGACCCTGGTCAAGCCGCAGTTTGAATTGCAACCCGGCCAGGTCGGCAAGGGTGGCATTGTCAAAGACGCAGCCATGTATGCCCTGGTCGAGCAGCGTCTGCGCGACAGCTGTGCCGAGCTGGGCCTCACGGTCACCCACTGGTTTGATTCATCGATAACAGGCGGTGACGGCAACCGCGAATTTTTCATCTGCGCCCGCCGCTCGGGTGCGGCTGAGTAA
- the ahcY gene encoding adenosylhomocysteinase gives MSAKKPVASKPAASKPAASKPDYVIADIGLAAWGRKELNIAETEMPGLMAIREEFAKEQPLKGARITGSLHMTIQTAVLIETLTALGAQVRWASCNIFSTQDHAAAAIAAQGVPVFAIKGETLADYWDYTHRIFEFDGKKGTAAEGPNMILDDGGDATLLMHLGTKAEKNPKLLDNPTSEEETCLYAAIKAKLKQDPTWYSRRLKNIIGVTEETTTGVHRLNDMSAKGELMLRAINVNDSVTKSKFDNLYGCRESLVDAIKRATDVMIAGKVACVVGYGDVGKGSAQALRALSAQVWVVEIDPINALQAAMEGYKVVTTEYAADKCDIFVTCTGNKNVITYKHMEAMKDQAIVCNIGHFDNEIDVASLDKCKWEEIKPQVDHVIFPAKGKKPSKRIILLAKGRLVNLGCGTGHPSFVMSSSFANQTIAQIELFTKPKAYKVGKVYVLPKLLDEKVARLHLKKVGAMLSELTDEQAAYIGVDKAGPYKADTYRY, from the coding sequence ATGAGCGCTAAAAAACCTGTTGCAAGCAAACCCGCAGCCAGCAAACCTGCCGCCAGCAAACCTGATTACGTGATCGCCGACATCGGCCTGGCCGCCTGGGGCCGCAAGGAACTCAACATCGCCGAGACCGAAATGCCTGGCCTGATGGCCATCCGTGAAGAGTTTGCCAAAGAGCAGCCGCTCAAAGGTGCACGCATCACCGGCAGCCTGCACATGACGATCCAGACCGCGGTGTTGATCGAAACCCTGACCGCCTTGGGCGCGCAAGTGCGCTGGGCCTCGTGCAACATTTTCTCCACGCAAGACCACGCTGCTGCGGCCATCGCCGCCCAAGGTGTGCCGGTGTTTGCGATCAAGGGTGAAACCCTGGCCGACTACTGGGACTACACCCACCGTATTTTTGAATTCGACGGCAAAAAAGGCACAGCCGCCGAAGGCCCGAACATGATCCTCGACGACGGTGGTGACGCCACCTTGCTGATGCACCTGGGCACCAAGGCCGAGAAGAACCCCAAGTTGCTCGACAACCCCACCAGCGAAGAAGAAACCTGTTTGTATGCCGCCATTAAGGCCAAGCTCAAGCAAGACCCGACCTGGTACAGCCGCCGCCTGAAAAACATCATCGGCGTGACCGAAGAAACCACCACCGGTGTGCACCGTCTGAACGACATGAGCGCCAAGGGTGAACTGATGCTCCGCGCCATCAACGTCAACGACTCGGTGACCAAGAGCAAGTTTGACAACCTGTACGGTTGCCGCGAATCTCTGGTGGACGCCATCAAACGCGCTACGGACGTGATGATCGCGGGCAAGGTCGCCTGTGTGGTCGGTTACGGCGACGTGGGCAAGGGTTCCGCCCAAGCGCTGCGTGCACTGTCGGCTCAAGTTTGGGTGGTCGAGATCGACCCGATCAACGCGCTGCAAGCCGCGATGGAAGGTTACAAGGTTGTTACCACCGAATATGCCGCTGACAAGTGCGACATTTTTGTGACCTGCACCGGCAACAAAAACGTTATCACCTACAAACACATGGAGGCCATGAAAGACCAGGCCATCGTCTGCAACATCGGTCACTTTGACAACGAAATCGACGTGGCTTCGCTCGACAAATGCAAGTGGGAAGAAATCAAGCCGCAAGTGGACCATGTGATCTTCCCGGCCAAGGGCAAGAAGCCGTCCAAACGCATCATCCTGTTGGCCAAGGGCCGTCTGGTGAACCTGGGCTGTGGCACCGGCCACCCGAGCTTTGTCATGTCGTCCAGCTTTGCCAACCAGACCATTGCGCAGATCGAGCTGTTCACCAAACCCAAGGCCTACAAGGTTGGCAAGGTGTACGTGTTGCCCAAGCTGCTCGACGAAAAAGTGGCACGCCTGCACCTGAAAAAAGTCGGCGCGATGCTCAGCGAGCTGACCGACGAACAAGCCGCCTACATTGGCGTCGACAAAGCCGGCCCGTACAAGGCCGACACGTATCGGTATTGA